A stretch of the Planctomycetota bacterium genome encodes the following:
- a CDS encoding GNAT family N-acetyltransferase: protein MNSRSVLLGAFFRALGHAVHQRDGVCWVEVGRLSLMAVPATEAVAVAPGAVDTVLRDTGRVAATFVSADGTGVPAVAWWVRDPHYGLAAVQRQFRQNLRRGQGKVTVRRLEWREFRSLAFEVHCQAAAARGGPAPPTTSAGGWNRLCDLLADDVRFEATGCLVDGSLAGSIVSLTADGLCEGVMADCTPRFAGVRPAHWLYHRFAAEMIRRPGIRGVTVGRQGLPPRTSLDAFKRHAGYAPEPIQIAAVLHPRWRSALEPAMTRAVIRWTARLLGPRAGALANVSLLDAAVATRRSVRERDRAAG, encoded by the coding sequence GTGAATTCCCGTTCGGTACTTCTCGGCGCCTTCTTCCGTGCCCTCGGCCATGCCGTCCACCAGCGCGACGGGGTCTGCTGGGTCGAGGTCGGACGACTGTCGCTGATGGCGGTGCCGGCGACCGAAGCGGTCGCCGTCGCCCCGGGCGCTGTCGACACGGTGCTCCGTGACACCGGCCGCGTGGCGGCGACGTTCGTGTCGGCTGATGGAACAGGCGTACCGGCCGTCGCCTGGTGGGTGCGCGATCCGCACTACGGACTGGCCGCCGTGCAGCGGCAGTTCCGCCAGAATCTCCGCCGTGGCCAGGGGAAGGTGACGGTCCGTCGGCTCGAGTGGCGGGAGTTCCGCAGCCTTGCTTTCGAGGTCCACTGCCAGGCGGCCGCGGCCCGCGGTGGGCCGGCACCGCCGACGACCAGCGCCGGCGGCTGGAATCGCCTGTGCGACCTCCTGGCCGACGACGTCCGGTTCGAGGCGACGGGCTGCCTCGTCGATGGCAGCCTCGCCGGCTCGATCGTCTCGCTCACGGCCGATGGACTGTGCGAGGGGGTGATGGCGGACTGCACGCCGCGCTTCGCCGGTGTCCGACCCGCCCATTGGCTCTACCATCGCTTCGCCGCCGAGATGATCCGCCGGCCGGGGATCCGCGGCGTGACGGTGGGCCGGCAGGGGCTTCCGCCCCGCACCTCGCTCGACGCCTTCAAACGCCACGCGGGATACGCGCCGGAGCCGATCCAGATCGCCGCGGTGCTCCATCCGCGCTGGCGGTCCGCACTCGAACCGGCGATGACCCGCGCCGTGATCCGCTGGACCGCGCGGCTTCTCGGCCCCCGGGCAGGCGCCCTGGCGAACGTCAGCCTGCTGGATGCCGCGGTGGCGACGCGGCGAAGTGTCCGCGAGCGCGATCGAGCGGCCGGGTGA
- a CDS encoding glycosyltransferase, whose product MIFRDPGPLATKFPEEPTAMVSGKERGRRAPAGRDGGTERIVTRRVDGMVPSDVRGTGGMDTTQGITSMTTSPVRNPSSSTRARAARPPRISVVLPTRDRGTAVLTPIAAIRRGSWQDFEICVVDQSARVAETAAALTALGDPRIRHLPSRDRGLARALNRGIDAARAELIAVTGDDCEPADDWLESVVTTFDHHPVVGVVHGNVEPCDHDATRGFVQASVRTDTVTVHAVEDLPTLVGTSANIAIRRAVATALAGFDETFGVGAPLAAAEDVDFVLRALAGGWAVHEAPAIRVTHQDIWPLHRRAELIRRNWYGTGAVFGKFARQQPRSAVGLLGRLARRFVARPVGVSVSLGGGHRWARLVAFTGGFLAGFTRPLDRARGHFAASPPRHPAG is encoded by the coding sequence ATGATTTTCCGGGATCCAGGCCCCCTTGCCACGAAATTCCCGGAAGAACCCACGGCGATGGTGTCGGGGAAGGAACGTGGACGACGCGCCCCGGCTGGCCGCGACGGCGGCACCGAGCGGATCGTCACGAGACGTGTGGACGGGATGGTACCATCCGACGTTCGGGGGACCGGCGGAATGGACACCACGCAAGGCATCACCTCGATGACGACGTCTCCGGTGCGGAACCCATCGTCGTCGACCCGGGCCCGGGCCGCCCGACCGCCGCGGATCTCGGTCGTCCTGCCGACACGCGACCGGGGCACCGCCGTGTTGACCCCGATCGCGGCGATCCGCCGTGGATCGTGGCAGGACTTCGAGATCTGCGTGGTGGACCAAAGCGCGCGTGTGGCCGAGACGGCGGCGGCACTGACGGCGCTCGGCGACCCGAGGATTCGTCACCTGCCGTCGCGCGACCGGGGGTTGGCCCGGGCGCTCAACCGCGGGATCGACGCGGCACGCGCCGAACTGATCGCGGTGACCGGTGACGATTGCGAACCGGCCGATGACTGGCTCGAGTCGGTCGTCACGACCTTCGATCATCACCCCGTGGTCGGCGTCGTTCACGGCAACGTCGAGCCCTGCGATCACGACGCGACGCGGGGTTTCGTTCAGGCCTCGGTGCGGACCGATACCGTGACGGTCCACGCGGTCGAGGATCTGCCGACGCTGGTCGGAACGTCGGCCAACATCGCGATTCGCCGAGCTGTCGCGACGGCACTGGCCGGCTTCGACGAGACGTTCGGCGTCGGCGCACCGCTGGCGGCGGCGGAGGACGTCGACTTCGTCCTCCGGGCGCTGGCCGGGGGATGGGCCGTGCATGAGGCTCCGGCCATCCGCGTCACTCACCAGGACATCTGGCCGCTGCACCGCCGTGCCGAGCTGATCCGCCGCAATTGGTACGGCACCGGAGCGGTGTTCGGGAAGTTCGCACGGCAACAGCCGCGAAGCGCCGTCGGTCTGCTCGGTCGGCTCGCGCGCCGCTTCGTCGCGCGGCCGGTGGGGGTGTCGGTCTCGCTCGGAGGCGGTCATCGGTGGGCGCGGCTGGTCGCGTTCACCGGCGGATTCCTGGCCGGTTTCACCCGGCCGCTCGATCGCGCTCGCGGACACTTCGCCGCGTCGCCACCGCGGCATCCAGCAGGCTGA
- a CDS encoding cytochrome P450, producing MAFLRDKPGYLLRCHERYGETVRLSLGGPTLLITAPEDVRHVLVSAAGRYGKSPRLVSETARRRLGTSLFTVADADHARLRAHSIRCFHPQRLADRQWLLDRHCEEFAAAAVRHGTVDTDRHLAPFVAACIVEVLLGTDSARRRPGWSAALEERRRADEAAFAVVPLARIRSGSRRRSLSRLVAEAIVDGTDPDAILHGLLDDPDADAARTLAPGVEQILLAAYETTTMMLAWTIELLARAPDWMDRCGEESVAERVISEALRLYPPTWLFVRVATAMDRLPGGIAVPTGTKVYLSPYVSQRSSAAFVEAARFDPDRFLADRTVDPWRYFPFGAGTRSCLGERLARRLGATFLTALARRARLAPLNRHSPRPLGRVTLRPAHPIRVAVAERTGRVGR from the coding sequence ATGGCGTTCCTGCGCGACAAGCCCGGGTACTTGCTTCGCTGTCACGAGCGTTACGGGGAGACCGTCCGGCTGTCTCTGGGGGGACCGACTCTGTTGATCACGGCCCCGGAGGACGTGCGGCACGTGCTCGTCTCCGCCGCGGGACGGTATGGAAAGAGCCCGCGACTGGTCAGCGAGACGGCCCGGCGCCGACTGGGCACGAGCCTGTTCACCGTCGCCGATGCCGACCATGCCCGCCTCCGCGCGCACTCGATCCGCTGTTTCCATCCGCAACGCCTCGCCGATCGCCAGTGGCTGCTGGATCGGCACTGCGAGGAATTCGCCGCCGCCGCCGTGCGCCACGGGACGGTCGACACCGACCGGCACCTGGCGCCGTTCGTGGCCGCGTGCATCGTCGAGGTGCTGCTCGGTACCGACAGTGCGCGGCGCCGGCCCGGGTGGAGCGCCGCGCTCGAGGAGCGCAGGCGCGCCGACGAGGCCGCGTTCGCGGTCGTGCCGCTGGCGAGGATCCGGTCCGGATCACGGCGCCGGTCGCTGTCGCGACTGGTCGCCGAGGCGATCGTGGACGGCACCGACCCCGACGCGATCCTGCACGGCCTGCTCGACGATCCGGACGCCGATGCTGCACGGACCCTCGCACCGGGTGTCGAGCAGATCCTGCTGGCGGCTTACGAGACCACGACGATGATGCTCGCGTGGACGATCGAACTTCTCGCCCGCGCTCCCGACTGGATGGATCGATGCGGCGAGGAGTCGGTGGCGGAGCGGGTGATCTCCGAAGCGCTGCGGCTCTACCCGCCGACCTGGCTCTTCGTCCGGGTCGCCACCGCCATGGACCGGCTGCCCGGGGGTATCGCGGTGCCGACAGGCACGAAGGTCTACCTGTCGCCGTACGTGAGTCAACGCTCCTCCGCGGCCTTCGTCGAGGCCGCGCGGTTCGATCCCGACCGGTTTCTCGCCGATCGCACCGTCGATCCGTGGCGCTATTTCCCGTTCGGTGCCGGCACGAGGAGTTGCCTTGGTGAGCGGCTCGCCCGCCGGCTCGGCGCGACGTTCCTCACCGCCCTCGCGCGGCGGGCCCGTCTCGCTCCGCTCAACCGCCATTCACCACGGCCGCTCGGGCGCGTGACGCTCCGCCCGGCGCACCCGATCCGCGTGGCGGTGGCGGAGCGCACAGGTCGCGTGGGCCGGTGA
- a CDS encoding nucleotidyltransferase domain-containing protein, translating into MDLLRESIAERAADCERERLRVRERLAAGLAACLPQGSRVWVYGSLTEPARFREWSDVDLALEQDPPAMSIHLLASLLSERCQRPVDVCLIGETRLEPQIRRHGEPWTV; encoded by the coding sequence ATGGATCTGCTGCGGGAATCGATCGCCGAGCGGGCAGCCGACTGCGAGCGGGAGCGGCTCCGGGTGCGCGAGCGACTCGCGGCCGGGCTGGCAGCCTGTCTGCCGCAGGGGAGCCGGGTCTGGGTCTACGGCTCCCTGACCGAGCCTGCTCGATTCCGCGAGTGGTCCGACGTGGATCTGGCGCTCGAGCAGGACCCGCCCGCGATGAGCATCCATCTCCTGGCGAGTCTGCTCTCGGAGCGGTGTCAACGCCCCGTCGATGTCTGCCTGATCGGCGAGACGAGACTCGAGCCGCAGATCCGACGGCATGGTGAACCATGGACCGTATAG